The following are from one region of the Aspergillus chevalieri M1 DNA, chromosome 1, nearly complete sequence genome:
- a CDS encoding uncharacterized protein (COG:S;~EggNog:ENOG410Q28R;~InterPro:IPR001878;~go_function: GO:0003676 - nucleic acid binding [Evidence IEA];~go_function: GO:0008270 - zinc ion binding [Evidence IEA]) codes for MADPPAGPPEATPTNTQETTNFSVEDFQPRVTNIPTRVTRKRGRLNESYASEEGTGRITTREVWKLIDDLKDIIHHQTALIESTKAELQEVKHDQNVFHEQNQKLHEEVKALSAQLDTSPPAPSARSWAAVAASSGNANPQPSYQRPDKDQKCVRISTQRSFVDPEDNQANDGNAFGRYLPTDSANSYIRTALLSAPATQDAQVAGIGTTKTGYVIRFKNQTSAEAARNNTEWLNELGNNTKLVKPRFGVVVHRTPTEDFDLENANTEAITKIMEENDLAEQGFQIEELAWLKRKDKVLGKFASLGIWFDSAEGAEYILNNGLLVGQRQIGSVERREIKKKRCFRCQRFGHLAWSCKETPRCGHCAGQHLREHCPSGVRPRCLDCSGEHPTGDRQCLTPATFNPSQC; via the coding sequence ATGGCGGACCCACCCGCGGGGCCTCCCGAGGCCACGCCCACAAACACCCAGGAAACCACCAATTTCTCAGTCGAGGATTTCCAGCCTAGGGTGACCAATATCCCAACGCGAGtcacaagaaagagaggacGACTCAACGAGAGCTATGCTTCTGAAGAGGGCACCGGCCGGATCACCACCAGGGAGGTGTGGAAGCTTATCGACGACCTGAAggacatcatccaccaccaaaccGCACTCATCGAATCTACCAAAGCCGAGCTACAGGAGGTCAAACACGACCAAAACGTCTTTCACGAACAGAACCAGAAACTCcatgaagaagtcaaagccTTGAGTGCACAACTTGATACTTCCCCACCGGCGCCCTCGGCTAGATCGTGGGCTGCCGTAGCAGCCAGCTCGGGCAATGCGAACCCTCAGCCGAGCTACCAACGCCCTGACAAGGACCAGAAGTGCGTTCGGATCAGCACCCAGCGGTCATTCGTAGATCCAGAGGACAACCAGGCCAACGATGGGAACGCCTTTGGCCGATACCTCCCCACCGACTCTGCAAACTCCTACATTCGTACAGCCCTGTTGAGTGCACCAGCTACGCAAGATGCACAGGTCGCCGGGATTGGCACCACTAAAACCGGATATGTGATTCGCTTTAAGAACCAAACGTCAGCAGAGGCTGCTCGAAACAACACTGAATGGTTGAACGAACTAGGAAACAACACAAAACTGGTAAAGCCAAGGTTCGGCGTCGTCGTACACCGTACCCCAACAGAAGACTTCGATTTGGAAAATGCCAATACGGAAGCTATCACGAAGATTATGGAAGAAAACGACCTAGCAGAGCAGGGATTTCAAATCGAAGAGTTGGCTTGGCTCAAGCGGAAGGACAAAGTGCTAGGGAAATTCGCATCGCTcggcatctggtttgactcGGCAGAGGGAGCCGAATACATCCTCAATAACGGCCTCCTTGTTGGCCAAAGACAGATCGGCAGCGTTGAACGCcgtgaaatcaagaaaaagagatgcTTCCGGTGCCAACGTTTCGGACACCTGGCATGGTCGTGCAAGGAGACACCACGCTGCGGCCACTGTGCCGGCCAACACCTTCGTGAACACTGCCCATCCGGCGTACGGCCGCGATGCCTTGACTGCAGCGGTGAGCATCCAACCGGCGATCGTCAGTGCCTGACCCCCGCAACTTTCAACCCCTCGCAATGTTAG
- a CDS encoding ankyrin repeat domain-containing protein (COG:M;~EggNog:ENOG410PRDD;~InterPro:IPR002110,IPR020683,IPR036770;~PFAM:PF13857,PF12796,PF00023,PF13637,PF13606;~go_function: GO:0005515 - protein binding [Evidence IEA]), which yields MFAHLEEFSVSRCETPPVSPQTSQVLEKLRRYYLDNNFHNFQETLNSNLSFPGFDIRSLSCVMSEVIKLKKARFVEELFRHGLPMSPSFAREAVDADAKEVLQSFLYYGWDINQPMAPESPPILSNALQSLEMTTWLLDHGADPNQRCEIDVTPLSYAVERASFSIIKLLLDRGGDVTTGQLLHHAVMRESDSLEAVELLISQGADVNAVMYQNHQPSLERRFFMAETPLHTAIYYGKQDVIRYLISSGADVSIKNAKRETALQFALRTNKSIWTEIIQANQAYRILHFHASL from the exons ATGTTCGCTCATCTCGAAGAGTTCTCGGTTAGTCGGTGTGAAACCCCTCCAGTTTCACCTCAGACGTCCCAGGTCCTTGAGAAATTGCGAAGATACTACCTAGACAACAACTTCCACAACTTCCAAGAGACTCTTAACTCCAATTTATCCTTCCCAGGTTTCGATATACGCAGTCTCTCTTGTGTAATGAGTGAAGTTATCAAACTGAAAAAAGCACGTTTCGTGGAAGAGTTGTTTCGTCATGGGCTGCCTATGTCACCGAGCTTTGCACGCGAAGCTGTCGATGCTGATGCAAAAGAAGTCTTACAAAGCTTCTTATATTATGGATGGGATATCAATCAACCAATGGCCCCGGAGTCACCTCCAATTCTCAG TAATGCCTTACAGAGCTTAGAAATGACAACATGGCTCCTTGATCATGGGGCAGATCCCAATCAACGATGTGAAATCGACGTAACCCCACTCTCCTATGCTGTCGAACGCGCCTCCTTTTCAATTATCAAACTTCTCCTCGATCGTGGCGGTGATGTAACAACGGGTCAGCTTTTGCACCACGCAGTGATGCGGGAGTCTGATTCACTTGAAGCGGTGGAACTTCTCATCTCACAGGGTGCTGATGTGAACGCAGTAATGTACCAAAACCATCAACCTTCTTTAGAAAGGAGATTTTTCATGGCAGAGACTCCCCTTCACACAGCGATCTACTATGGTAAACAAGACGTTATTCGTTATCTAATCAGCTCAGGAGCAGACGTCAGCATCAAAAACGCCAAGCGGGAAACGGCTTTGCAATTCGCATTGAGAACCAATAAGTCGATTTGGACGGAAATAATACAAGCAAACCAAGCGTACCGAATTCTGCATTTCCATGCGTCGTTGTGA
- a CDS encoding uncharacterized protein (COG:S;~EggNog:ENOG410PY88): protein MSTPTNFETWRQTNALHIVPMGGLYFHDFAEKAAIGTEHLGSCSVVVIASKLGAILAHIAPQPAATNDPFAGDANVRTTMGDVAALYQNKREYFPSAATIVVCALFRGEVALPDQLNIMTASLRALSLDPRAISYDVPGDPTIRGKGTVMVMNKREWDRPKIIVEERTVFG from the coding sequence ATGTCGACTCCTACAAACTTCGAAACTTGGCGACAAACAAATGCCCTTCACATCGTCCCCATGGGGGGATTATATTTTCATGATTTCGCCGAAAAGGCCGCCATCGGAACCGAACATCTTGGATCTTGTTCTGTCGTGGTCATTGCATCAAAGTTGGGTGCAATTCTCGCACATATTGCACCGCagccagcagcaacaaatgATCCCTTTGCTGGTGATGCCAACGTCCGAACTACGATGGGCGATGTTGCTGCGCTATACCAAAATAAGCGCGAATACTTTCCTTCGGCCGCCACTATCGTTGTTTGTGCACTCTTTCGAGGAGAGGTGGCCTTGCCAGACCAACTTAATATTATGACAGCAAGCCTTAGAGCATTGAGCCTTGATCCCCGTGCGATATCATATGACGTTCCTGGGGACCCTACAATCCGTGGTAAGGGGACGGTGATGGTTATGAACAAGCGCGAGTGGGACCGACCCAAGATCATAGTGGAAGAGAGGACGGTATTTGGATAG
- a CDS encoding HMG-box domain-containing protein (COG:B;~EggNog:ENOG410PQ5M;~InterPro:IPR009071,IPR036910;~PFAM:PF00505), producing MEDWVRRPIEDRRQTSKKSGKIVRPTNSFLLYRSAYAARISEWSSTENYQVVSELAGKSWRFEANDIKEKYERLAKIEKEYHAKAHPEYKFAPKKKQTNRKRLEPNCPGTSGPNATLNRNYAMCLTECDDKQKIHASVSLDSRELESPTMIYLNPRLKWEADKPQLQHSENLKSLDIGNGQSCTENPQRLGYYSSTDPTLLEPAYNNMQPFGTREMFKDSGMHTQLPSFYHDTSSPLVGQQVYDNIGYPMWLETPAGSSYMAINKAPFTPDSTPYCLDPYPTEDLCVRF from the coding sequence ATGGAGGATTGGGTGCGTCGACCGATTGAAGATCGTCGTCAAACATCTAAGAAGAGCGGCAAGATTGTTAGACCCACGAATTCGTTTCTTCTGTATCGGTCAGCCTATGCAGCTCGTATCAGCGAGTGGTCCTCCACAGAGAATTATCAAGTGGTGTCAGAGCTTGCCGGAAAAAGTTGGAGGTTCGAAGCCAATGATATCAAGGAGAAATATGAACGTCTGGCAAAAATCGAGAAGGAATACCATGCCAAAGCACACCCCGAGTATAAGTTCGcaccaaaaaaaaagcagaCCAATCGAAAAAGGCTTGAGCCAAACTGCCCTGGTACTTCTGGTCCGAATGCAACTTTGAATCGGAACTACGCCATGTGCTTAACGGAGTGTGATGATAAGCAGAAGATCCATGCCTCAGTATCCTTGGACTCTAGGGAGCTAGAAAGTCCAACTATGATCTATCTTAATCCTCGGTTGAAGTGGGAAGCCGACAAACCGCAACTGCAACACTCCGAAAATCTTAAATCCTTAGATATAGGGAATGGCCAGTCATGCACAGAAAACCCACAACGCTTAGGATACTATTCATCAACGGACCCAACGTTGCTGGAACCCGCCTATAATAACATGCAGCCTTTCGGAACGCGGGAGATGTTTAAGGACAGTGGGATGCATACTCAGCTGCCGAGCTTTTATCACGATACTTCCAGTCCTCTTGTAGGACAGCAGGTCTATGACAACATTGGCTATCCCATGTGGCTAGAGACACCGGCAGGGAGCAGTTACATGGCTATCAATAAGGCACCATTCACGCCTGACTCAACACCTTACTGCCTCGACCCCTACCCGACAGAGGACCTCTGTGTGAGGTTCTGA